A region of Synechococcus sp. UW179A DNA encodes the following proteins:
- a CDS encoding SufD family Fe-S cluster assembly protein has protein sequence STCRISEDQLFYLQSRGIGFEEAVSMMVSGFCQDVYNQLPMEFAAEADKLLSLRLEGAVG, from the coding sequence AGTACCTGCCGCATTTCAGAAGACCAGCTCTTCTATCTGCAGAGTCGCGGTATTGGTTTTGAGGAGGCGGTCTCGATGATGGTAAGTGGTTTTTGTCAGGACGTTTATAACCAGTTACCGATGGAATTTGCAGCAGAAGCTGACAAACTTCTCTCACTTCGCCTGGAAGGAGCCGTGGGGTAA